TAAGGATAATTTAAAAAGCTTTTATGCAAATATACTTAGTAAAATAAATGAAATTTTTGGTATTGCCATTGAATATGTTGTTCTGATTAAATCTATTCCTAAAACCACCAGTGGTAAAATACAGCGTTTTATGCTGGTACAGTCATTTTTAAATAATGAGTATGAGGGTGAAACATTTACCTCAGATGAGTTATTATTTAATGGGATAGAAAAAATAGAGAAAAGTGGAACATTCCGGCCTTTAATATCAGGACAAAATATAGATAAAATACGTGAAATTTGGTCAAAAGTACTGGACAGACCTGCAGAAAGTATAGGATATGAACAGTCATTTTTATCATTAGGAGGAACTTCAGTAAAAGCAGTGCAAGTTTTAGGTATGTTAGAAGATGAATTAGAATTAACTTTAAGCCATGATATACTTATCAATTGTGAAACTATAAGTGATATGGATGAATATATTAGAAGGTTGCATGAAGAAAATACCTCAGAAATCAATGTGACAAAGATAGCTCCATCCCTAAATAAGGATGATGACATAGCAGTAATAGAAATGGCCTGCCGTTTCCCTGATGCATCAACTCCTGAAGAGTTCTGGAATAATATCGTAAATGGAAAGTGCAGTATTGATGAAATACCTGCAGATAGATGGGATATAGATAAATACTATAGTACTGATGTTGATCCAATAAAAACAAATTGCCGTACAGGTGCTTTTATAGATAAACCTTTTGATTTTGATGCTAAATTTTTTAATATATCTGATGAGGAGGCCGCTGTTATGGACCCTCAGCAGCGAATTATGCTTGAATTAGTATTTGAAATATTAGAGAGGGCAGGGTATTGTAAGAAAAAAATAGGTGGGGAAAATTTGGGATTGTTTATTGGAGCTGGTACAAATTCCTATTATGAATATCATTTAAATACTTTAAATATGTCAAATCTCAAAAGCTTTGATAGTTTTAACTCACTTACAAAAGAAGAACAAAAGTCTATTCTTGAGGAATGGAAAAATAAGCTTGGTATAACCCATTTCCATCCTAATTTACTTGTAGATAATATTTTGAATATGGTTGCAGCTAGAACCTCTCAGGAATTTAATTTAAAAGGGCCTAGTATGGTGGTAGATACAGCCTGCTCATCCTCAATAGTGACTATTCATCTGGCCTGCCAGTCTCTTCTTAGAGGTGAATGTGAATTTGCCCTGGCAGGAGGAATTAACCTTTTACTCACTCCTACTCCATATATATATTTTAGTAATGCAGGTGCCCTGTCAACAAGCGGACTGTCAAGAGTTTTTGATTCTCAGGCTGATGGTTTTGTTCCAGGAGAAGGTGCAGGTCTAGTTTTGCTGAAGCCTTTGAAAAAAGCTTTGAAAGATGAAGATAATGTTCTTGCAGTTATCAAAGCAAGTGCGATAAATAATGATGGACATTCTATAGGAGTTATGGCACCTAACCCTGATGGCCAGCGTGAAGTAATTGAATCCTTGTATATAAATAATGGTTTCAATCCTAAGGATATACAATATGTGGAAGCACATGGCACTGGTACAAAGATTGGGGATTTAAGTGAAGTTAGAGCTCTAGACAGAGCTTTTAAAAGGTGGAGTCCTGAAGCTAATTCCATAGCTATAGGGTCAGTTAAATCAAATATTGGGCATCTTCTCAGCGGTGCGGGTATAGCAAGCTTTATTAAAGTGGTATTAGCCTTAAATAATAAAATTATGCCTCCTAATGTGAATTTAAATGAGCTTAATCCTTCTATTAAATTTGATAGAACTCCTTTTTATACTATTTTTAAGGCAAAGGAGTGGAAGGTTTCTCCAAACATAGCCAGACGGGCTTCTATTAATTCCTTTGGATTTGGAGGTACTAATTGCCATATGGTTATTGAAGAGACTCCTGAGTTAACTAAAACAAAGCCCGAAAAAATATATGAACATTCTAAGCATGTTCTATGTCTTTCTGCAAATACAAAAGAATCATTAAATCAAAAAATAAGAAATTTAGTAGAATATCTTAAAACTAATAATAAAAGTTCCTTGGGAGATATATGTTATACAGAAAATGTCACCAGAACACTGCTTAAATATCGCTGTAGTGTGGTTGCAGATTCCTGTGAAGATTTAATGGATAAGCTTCAAGAAGTGAAATTAGATCATATTGATGGTAAAGTATTCCCTAAAATAGCATTAATGTTCACAGGTCAGGGATCACAATATGTTGGCATGGCAAAACAGCTATATGAAAATCTTCCTATTTTTAGGGCATATATTGATGAATGCTCTGAAGTGTTTTTCCCTTATCTTAATGAAAAGATAACTGATTTGATTTATAGTGACAAAGCAGACGAAATGCTTCTTGCAAAGACAAATATTACACAGCCGGTGGTATTTACCATTGACTATGCTTTTGGAAAGCTCTTTACAGATTTAGGGGTTAAACCTAACTATGTGCTTGGTCATAGTATTGGTGAGTGGTCAGCAGCTTGTCTCTCGGGTATAGTAAGTCTACAGGATGCTGCAAAAACAGTAGCTGCCAGAGGCAAATTAATGGAAGAGCTGCAGTCATCGGGCAGTATGTGTGCAGTGTTTACCTCTGGAGACAAACTCCAAGGGTTACTTGAAGCTTTTGAAGGTAATGTTTGGATTGCAGCATACAATGGAACCCATCAGGTTGTATCAGGGGAAGTAAATGCAATAGAAAAATTTAGTGAAGTACTGCTAAAAGAGGGAATAGGATTTAAAAAATTAAATGTTTCCCAGGCTTTTCATACGCCGCTTATGAAGCCAATGCTGGATGATTTCAAGGCAGTATTAGAGGGGGTAACCTTTAATTCTCCTAAAATACCTGTAGTATCAAATATCACAGGGGAAATAATGAATAAACCTTTTGATACTGAATACTGGATTCAGCATATTCTTCAACCTGTAAAGTTCGAGCAAAGCTTGAAATATTTATCAGACAACTCTGTAGATACCTTTATTGAGTGTGGCCCTGATAAGATATTATCAGGAATGGCAAGAGGTATAAAAACTAGCAATACTAAAACAATTTTCACAGCTTCAGACCGCAAGAAGGATTCATGGGATACCTGTTTAGGCACATTGTCTTCACTCTTTTGCTTAGGGATTAATATAAATTGGGAAAAATTTGAGCAGGGTATTTGCTATAATAAGGTTCAATTACCGTCATATCCATTCCACAGGAGTACATATAGGCCTGATTTTGGAATGGAAAATATAAAGGTACCAAATAGCTGGTTTTATAGTTGGAACTGGAAAGCTGAATCAGACAACTCTCTTAGTTTATTACCTGCAGGGAGTGTAGTAATATTTGATGATGGAAATGGCATTGGAGAAGAATTCAAATCAATGTTTGATGAAAAAGAAAATAAAATTTATGTTGTTAGCTCAGGAAGTGAATACAGCTGGGATTCCAATAAAAATTTTATAATTAATCCATTAGTGGAGAGGGATTATGTTGAGCTTTTTAAAAACATTCCAGAACCTATAGCTGCGGTGATACATTTATGGAATTTTAAAAGGGAAGCCTGGAAATCAGAATTTATATTTGATGACGGGGTGGTTCGGGAGGATATTTACAGTATAGTGTGTATTGGAAAGGCTTCAAAAGAGCTTAATGCAGACAATATTAGATTATTGCTGGCTACAAACAGCGGCATATCTGTAACTGAAAATTATAAAATCTTTAATCCACACCAATCTATTGCTGTAACTTTAGCATTAGCTTTAGATCAGGAAAATACTTTTATAAATTCATATTGTATAGATATAGATAAAAAAGAGTATAAATCTAATAAAGAACTTGCTGAAATCCTATTTAATGAGATAGGGAAGGAAATAAATGATGAGGGTATAGTAGTTATCAGAGATGGAATAAGGTATGTAAGAGATTTAATCAACACAGGTGAATTGAATAAATCTTCAAAAATCCAGTTTAATGATGGCGAAACCTATTTGATTACGGGAGGTGCGAGTGCTGTAGGAGGTGAAATTGCCAAAGCATTTGCTAAAAAAGCTAAAGTTAACCTAGTTTTAACAGGCCGTGAGAAATTACCATTAAGAGAAGAGTGGAATACACAAATATCTAATAATGCTAAATGTGCTAAAAAGATTGAACTAATTTTAAGCCTTGAAAAACTTGGAGCAAATGTTATTTATGAAGCCGTAGATGTGACAAAAATTAATGAAATGGAAGTTCTTATAGAAAAAGTAAATAATATATATGGATCTATTCAAGGTGTAATTCATGCAGCTGGTACTTGGGATTTCTCAAGCTTTAAGCTTTTAGATAAAAGCGTTGATACAGTGAATAGTGTTATAGAACCTAAGGTGCAGGGAGCGGTAATAACTGATTATGTTACGAGAAAAGAACCTCTAAAGTTTTTTGTCATGCTTTCATCAGTATCTTCCTCGAAGAAGATCTGGTCAGCAGGACTTGGCGATTACGCTGCGGCAAATTCCTTTTTGTCCACATACAGTTTTTACAGGGCATCTGAAAATGCACCGGGAAAAACTATTGCATTAAATTATTCTCTATGGGCTAAAACTGGAATGGGCTCTAATCTTGGGAATATGGCTTCAATGGCAATAAAAGTTCAAGGGTTGAATCCTCTTCCTGCTGAGAAAGCTGTGGAAGCACTAATGAGAGTATTGTCAGATGGAAGTCAAAGAGTAATACACATTCTAGATAAGCTTGAAATAACACAGGAAAAGAAACCTCTTTCAATTAAGGTTAATACACTAGACTTTAAAAAGTCCCAAAATATCAGAGAGACTGTCTATAAAATTATTGCTGACCAATTGCAGATTCATCAGGAAGAACTGGATATAGGACAGAATTTTCTCCAGTTAGGCTTGGATTCACTGGGAGCAGTTAAGGTTATGGAAAAGTTAGGACATAATCTTGGAATAGAATTATATCCTACATTAATATTTGAATATCAAACTCCTGATTCATTGGCACAATATATTGAGAGGGTTTATTCTGGAGATTCTGATGGTGTAACAGCACAAAAAATAGATATTTCAGAAAAAAATATTTTTTCAATGGAAAAAATAAAGGATATTGCAATAATAGGTGCTAGTGTTAGAATACCAGGTGCAAATACTTTAGATGAATACTGGAGTATTCTTGAAAGCGGCAAATGTATGATAAGAGAAGTACCATCAGAAAGATGGTCATTAAAGGATTATTTTAGCACAGA
This genomic interval from Clostridium kluyveri contains the following:
- a CDS encoding type I polyketide synthase, which gives rise to MNKAKNNTKMSTAWGKPVTGKYCSKINIGNLLIEASENQKHRGILFIQDNNKEVFLTYKQILEKAIYCLGMLQENGLKQDDFAILSFENNIDFAISFWACILGGIIPAPISYPSSFKRKNASLEKLINVWNTLEKPVIISDASMIGSMENNELYADCKDMLMLDVSILRQSTIKGSINLSPSEKPAFIQFSSGTTNKPKGVILTHKNLLTNIEGIIEGAGLTSEDRFFSWMPYYHDMGLIGNHLTLIALGIFQINMHPVKFVRRPALWFDLISKHKVTVTSSPNFGYRLLLRKITDKHLEAWDLSSLRLIFNGAEPIFVPLAKEFMEKLAVCNLSETSMYMVYGMAEACLAVTFPIAGTKPESHCISRNSLVNNSIAEEIDEGNFDSFQVASEGYPVPGTGVRIVDAQGKVVLEKQLGEIQIKGDNVTSGYINNPEATLNSFQDGWLKTGDIGFMVDGKLCVTGRMKDIIFVNGQNFFAHDIEFKLEEFEGVKPGKVVVCAWHDEKEGREKVALFSALRINKDNLKSFYANILSKINEIFGIAIEYVVLIKSIPKTTSGKIQRFMLVQSFLNNEYEGETFTSDELLFNGIEKIEKSGTFRPLISGQNIDKIREIWSKVLDRPAESIGYEQSFLSLGGTSVKAVQVLGMLEDELELTLSHDILINCETISDMDEYIRRLHEENTSEINVTKIAPSLNKDDDIAVIEMACRFPDASTPEEFWNNIVNGKCSIDEIPADRWDIDKYYSTDVDPIKTNCRTGAFIDKPFDFDAKFFNISDEEAAVMDPQQRIMLELVFEILERAGYCKKKIGGENLGLFIGAGTNSYYEYHLNTLNMSNLKSFDSFNSLTKEEQKSILEEWKNKLGITHFHPNLLVDNILNMVAARTSQEFNLKGPSMVVDTACSSSIVTIHLACQSLLRGECEFALAGGINLLLTPTPYIYFSNAGALSTSGLSRVFDSQADGFVPGEGAGLVLLKPLKKALKDEDNVLAVIKASAINNDGHSIGVMAPNPDGQREVIESLYINNGFNPKDIQYVEAHGTGTKIGDLSEVRALDRAFKRWSPEANSIAIGSVKSNIGHLLSGAGIASFIKVVLALNNKIMPPNVNLNELNPSIKFDRTPFYTIFKAKEWKVSPNIARRASINSFGFGGTNCHMVIEETPELTKTKPEKIYEHSKHVLCLSANTKESLNQKIRNLVEYLKTNNKSSLGDICYTENVTRTLLKYRCSVVADSCEDLMDKLQEVKLDHIDGKVFPKIALMFTGQGSQYVGMAKQLYENLPIFRAYIDECSEVFFPYLNEKITDLIYSDKADEMLLAKTNITQPVVFTIDYAFGKLFTDLGVKPNYVLGHSIGEWSAACLSGIVSLQDAAKTVAARGKLMEELQSSGSMCAVFTSGDKLQGLLEAFEGNVWIAAYNGTHQVVSGEVNAIEKFSEVLLKEGIGFKKLNVSQAFHTPLMKPMLDDFKAVLEGVTFNSPKIPVVSNITGEIMNKPFDTEYWIQHILQPVKFEQSLKYLSDNSVDTFIECGPDKILSGMARGIKTSNTKTIFTASDRKKDSWDTCLGTLSSLFCLGININWEKFEQGICYNKVQLPSYPFHRSTYRPDFGMENIKVPNSWFYSWNWKAESDNSLSLLPAGSVVIFDDGNGIGEEFKSMFDEKENKIYVVSSGSEYSWDSNKNFIINPLVERDYVELFKNIPEPIAAVIHLWNFKREAWKSEFIFDDGVVREDIYSIVCIGKASKELNADNIRLLLATNSGISVTENYKIFNPHQSIAVTLALALDQENTFINSYCIDIDKKEYKSNKELAEILFNEIGKEINDEGIVVIRDGIRYVRDLINTGELNKSSKIQFNDGETYLITGGASAVGGEIAKAFAKKAKVNLVLTGREKLPLREEWNTQISNNAKCAKKIELILSLEKLGANVIYEAVDVTKINEMEVLIEKVNNIYGSIQGVIHAAGTWDFSSFKLLDKSVDTVNSVIEPKVQGAVITDYVTRKEPLKFFVMLSSVSSSKKIWSAGLGDYAAANSFLSTYSFYRASENAPGKTIALNYSLWAKTGMGSNLGNMASMAIKVQGLNPLPAEKAVEALMRVLSDGSQRVIHILDKLEITQEKKPLSIKVNTLDFKKSQNIRETVYKIIADQLQIHQEELDIGQNFLQLGLDSLGAVKVMEKLGHNLGIELYPTLIFEYQTPDSLAQYIERVYSGDSDGVTAQKIDISEKNIFSMEKIKDIAIIGASVRIPGANTLDEYWSILESGKCMIREVPSERWSLKDYFSTDVNSLYTSYSKYGGFIDKPYEFDPMFFGLSPSEAAVTDPQQRIFLEIAWEALQQAGYGGRYGSNNIGVFVGCEQNTYAEHFANYGIYMRLKNYLSSNHIFNNIGHAEQDEIMNSIFNVLKPAEMLPDFVAGNSLNEVAARVSHCLNFTGPSLTINSACSSSLAALHLACESIRTGQSEMAIVGGVNLNLSPTPFIGLSRVTALSKKGVCYPFDSRADGMVLSEGASAVLLKPLENAMRDGDNILTVIKGSAMNNDGHSQGLTAPRPQGQADAIRKAYLEANINPETVSYIETHGTGTPLGDPIEIEGMTHAFHSFTSEKGFCAIGSVKSSIGHMLSASGVTSLIKVVLALKNKKIPHTVNYDKSRSNPNIDFANSPFYVVSGEPMEWKSSNMTPLRAGVNAFGFGGTNVHVVLEKAPDMREYEEERPPYLLQLTGRNENVVKRIAANLKNHIEQHENLSAASICFTVNSAQKELITKTAAVVKSRAHLLEVLTSLENGSSIEGVYKGRSHPNRENQAYLMLDGNMKIFEDCKHDLCSRFAAFNTAYRECMDRYKELKNGYSEEIEPIDSFAVQYALGILLNDFNLNICGIIAQGMGILTAAVLTGLINLDQALGQLIHISIIEDGNYSKSNENAVYLNSPILTPSGAIEEFLDIPIKVIENIKSLDGFVNKDQVVIYPGKVDEIKNKEFYDDRLFNWVEMNINENAVESIITAFAKLYVLGTRYNPNKFSTGKEKKVLLPTYPFENETYKISFKEKAVDVEVNSATTQQKGLLKMDGYYTLSDVERKSSCNGLGNDLKKLII